A single Musa acuminata AAA Group cultivar baxijiao chromosome BXJ2-1, Cavendish_Baxijiao_AAA, whole genome shotgun sequence DNA region contains:
- the LOC135598037 gene encoding metallothionein-like protein 2A — MSCGGNCTCGSSCNCGGGCKMYPDLEEKKTTMATVILGVAPEKGHFEGFQMATGSTENGGCKCGGGCNCDPCNC, encoded by the exons atGTCTTGCGGAGGAAACTGCACCTGTGGTTCCAGCTGCAACTGCGGTGGAGG ATGCAAGATGTATCCTgacctggaagagaagaagaccaCTATGGCGACCGTGATCCTTGGGGTTGCACCTGAGAAGGG CCACTTTGAAGGGTTTCAGATGGCTACTGGGAGTACTGAGAATGGAGGATGCAAGTGTGGTGGTGGCTGCAACTGTGATCCCTGCAACTGCTAA
- the LOC135598036 gene encoding metallothionein-like protein 2A: protein MSSCGGNCNCGSGCSCGGGCKKYADLDEKMVNSETMILGVAPEKEHVQGPEMAAASENEGCKCGSSCSCNPCNC from the exons atgTCTTCCTGTGGAGGAAACTGCAATTGTGGAtccggctgcagctgcggcggagG GTGCAAGAAGTACGCTGATTTGGACGAGAAGATGGTCAACTCGGAGACCATGATCCTTGGGGTTGCACCTGAGAAGGA ACACGTCCAAGGACCAGAGATGGCTGCTGCATCAGAGAATGAAGGTTGCAAGTGTGGATCTAGCTGCTCCTGCAACCCCTGCAACTGCTAA
- the LOC135584049 gene encoding U-box domain-containing protein 62-like isoform X3, producing MASENGIASGMVFQGESFPFSRGDGEPSGQRTVRPAGFPGAEGDKIFSGERDARFYRDLHRPPPPGQSWGGLVDGGSHSGDGPHGEDEEDDEEDGDDDDEDVDDGDGLVSLEEGNNKVNYNSSGSVQSSSEKICDERAISQEHHSSFGSSRGVLLKDGLGGRGGLVEQQYQEGRMDGCENAVVVMEPEPYFTHVLHGADESSHHKELRGENGCGFNGRREVGLAAGYWETLRTQLSDPITGTLMDDAMILSCGHSFGSSGMQHVYKMKACYTCTQPISEYSVRPNLTLRATVQAFRREDELHLFKATKRKRERFEQEKCNHNDSFSMDLSRGKGVQFPFAVSDKVIIKGNKRTPQRFVGRVAVVTTQCLNG from the exons ATGGCGTCTGAGAACGGCATCGCCTCCGGGATGGTCTTCCAGGGCGAGTCCTTCCCTTTCTCCCGCGGCGACGGGGAGCCGTCGGGTCAGCGAACCGTGAGGCCTGCCGGGTTTCCCGGCGCAGAAGGCGATAAGATTTTCTCCGGCGAACGCGACGCTCGATTTTACCGTGACCTACACCGCCCCCCTCCGCCGGGTCAGAGCTGGGGCGGCTTGGTGGACGGCGGGTCGCATAGCGGCGACGGGCCCCACGGCGAGGATGAAGAGGACGACGAGGAAGATGGCGATGATGACGACGAGGATGTTGATGACGGAGATGGCTTGGTGTCCTTGGAAGAAGGTAACAATAAGGTTAACTACAATAGTAGCGGTAGTGTACAGAGTAGCTCGGAGAAGATCTGCGATGAGCGGGCCatttcgcaggagcatcactcatCTTTTG GATCTAGTAGAGGAGTCTTGCTGAAGGATGGACTTGGAGGGAGAGGGGGCTTGGTGGAGCAACAATACCAGGAGGGCCGGATGGATGGCTGCGAGAATGCTGTTGTGGTCATGGAACCTGAGCCATATTTCACTCATGTTTTACATGGGGCAGATGAGTCCTCTCATCATAAGGAGCTCAGAGGGGAGAATGGTTGTGGGTTCAATGGAAGAAGGGAGGTCGGGTTAGCTGCTGGGTACTGGGAGACTTTGAGGACACAACTATCAGATCCTATAAC GGGAACTCTCATGGATGATGCAATGATACTGTCATGTGGGCATTCTTTTGGAAGTAGTGGAATGCAACATGTTTATAAAATG AAAGCTTGTTACACATGTACTCAGCCTATATCAGAATACTCTGTCCGACCAAACTTGA CTCTTCGTGCCACTGTTCAGGCATTCCGCAGGGAAGATGAATTGCATTTGTTTAAAGCAAccaagagaaaaagagagaggttTGAGCAG GAAAAGTGCAATCACAATGATTCTTTTTCCATGGATCTTTCTCGTGGTAAAGGTGTTCAATTTCCATTTGCTGTATCTGACAAGGTT